The Arctopsyche grandis isolate Sample6627 chromosome 5, ASM5162203v2, whole genome shotgun sequence genome includes a window with the following:
- the Polr1E gene encoding RNA polymerase I subunit E — protein sequence MASAIRPVIVRLQGGGPPPGSVSSCAILREGTFSGASGGVRAAACWGRTVRWGNVTKESPEDDSPRQVILARDRRTGQVRAIQVGTACLRPIVYRPSEPERNDVDGNSRNLAEKFGSKRQKRHHEQSKKSKIDVDTLKAQLETTALKMDISQPSIVVNEEANSLQRYAPPADRDATDPRHVYSLDTIISTEEKLALESVAQSVIDGDTSYIKSEYIQKLILNVKNSNSASPLHDCIALLYADCLLDYLSCDYKRFRSPYLIVCSFSQQVNDAILDKFSIRSDKGRTRPQTMKDKGICYLIVLLLLSSNLVIKEYDELIKHLHVTSTKLLQLVKVVGARISTSNGENSIILKLPLVKGPTVHVKRDRK from the coding sequence ATGGCGAGTGCGATTCGACCGGTGATAGTGCGGCTGCAGGGCGGTGGCCCCCCTCCGGGCAGCGTGTCGTCGTGTGCTATTCTTCGCGAAGGAACGTTTTCGGGAGCATCTGGAGGCGTGCGAGCGGCCGCTTGTTGGGGGCGCACCGTGCGATGGGGAAACGTCACCAAGGAATCGCCGGAAGACGATTCGCCTCGACAGGTGATTCTGGCGCGGGATCGACGAACCGGCCAGGTGAGGGCGATACAGGTGGGAACTGCCTGCCTGCGTCCCATCGTGTACCGCCCCTCCGAGCCCGAACGCAACGATGTCGATGGCAATAGCCGGAACCTGGCCGAGAAGTTCGGCTCTAAAAGGCAGAAACGTCACCACGAACAGAGTAAGAAATCAAAGATCGACGTTGACACGTTGAAAGCCCAACTAGAGACCACAGCGCTCAAGATGGATATTTCCCAGCCGTCTATAGTCGTCAACGAAGAAGCCAACTCGCTCCAAAGATACGCCCCGCCAGCTGACAGAGATGCTACCGATCCTAGACATGTCTACTCGCTAGATACTATTATATCGACTGAAGAAAAATTAGCCCTCGAATCTGTCGCTCAATCCGTAATCGACGGCGACACTTCCTACATCAAGTCTGAATATATCCAAAAACTCATTTTGAatgtgaaaaattcaaatagCGCCTCCCCGTTACACGACTGCATTGCTTTGTTATATGCTGATTGCTTGTTGGATTATTTGTCTTGCGATTATAAAAGATTCCGTTCTCCATATTTGATTGTTTGTTCATTTTCACAACAGGTGAACGATGCCATTTTGGACAAGTTTTCCATTCGGAGCGACAAAGGTAGAACCCGTCCTCAAACTATGAAAGACAAAGGCATTTGTTATCTGATAGTTCTTCTATTGTTATCGTCGAACCTCGTTATTAAGGAATATGATGAACTAATTAAACATCTTCACGTTACTTCAACCAAATTGCTACAATTAGTTAAAGTTGTGGGTGCACGAATCAGCACATCGAACGGTGAAAACTCTATTATTCTAAAATTACCGCTAGTCAAAGGTCCAACCGTACATGTAAAGAGAGACAGAAAATGA
- the LOC143912191 gene encoding uncharacterized protein LOC143912191 gives MSIICTICGVSAAHRSYVATHKLQGDVKRKISWVLTPKIDICFNKLNNVCAICLQKVDNIIMNIRDMRKQCVLTILLLKEYYKNSSDSSWVEFQQLHPTNSLTKTEDIKRTLDELECVISDDVKSPEFDVDKDKNSNIDGKVTDVITPLRSKLFSSVVEDDCTDEEWLSDVESEVHIETTKFPQTDVNITISEDDCIKVKDVCNIRVNRRGYIYVTKSQEHVEERNDGVFTCLLCNKNFKYRHKAELHVRSDHIQEKPFKCNECTKTFAASHYLRRHISGVHEKKKFICEKCQRAFSRRYELTTHEKSHNNQPHISCLYSTCDKKFYAKFLMKKHFLNSHADKMLICDECGKAFRLKYRLMKHIKSHHKSKCK, from the exons ATGTCTATAATTTGTACAATTTGTGGAGTGAGCGCAGCTCATCGAAGCTATGTTGCAACGCATAAACTCCAAGGGGATGTCAAACGAAAAATATCGTGGGTCCTTACACCCAAG atcgaTATATGtttcaataaattgaataatgtaTGTGCAATATGCTTGCAAAAAGTTGACAACATTATAATGAACATACGAGATATGAGAAAACAGTGTGTCTTGACAATTCTTTTATTGAAAGAGTATTATAAAAACTCATCAGACAGTAGTTGGGTTGAGTTTCAACAGCTACATCCTACCAACAGTCTCACTAAAACTGAAGATATTAAAAGGACTTTAGATGAACTGGAATGTGTAATATCTGATGATGTGAAGTCTCCAGAATTCGATGTTGACa AAgacaaaaattcaaatatcgATGGAAAGGTAACGGATGTTATAACACCATTGAGATCCAAATTATTCAGTTCGGTAGTTGAAGATGATTGCACCGATGAGGAATGGTTATCGGACGTAGAAAGTGAAGTTCACATTGAAACTACCAAATTTCCTCAAACAGACGTAAACATAACAATTTCAGAAGACGACTGCATTAAGGTTAAAGATGTTTGTAATATTAG GGTTAATAGAAGGGGTTATATTTATGTGACGAAATCTCAAGAGCACGTTGAAGAGAGAAATGATGGTGTTTTCACGTGTTTGTTATGTAATAAGAATTTTAAGTATCGACACAAAGCTGAGCTCCATGTCAGATCGGATCATATACAAGAAAAGCCTTTCAAGTGTAATGAGTGTACAAAAACTTTTGCAGCCTCTCATTATTTGAGAAGACATATTTCTGGTGTACACGAAAAGAAGAAATTCATTTGTGAG aaatGTCAACGCGCATTTAGTCGAAGATATGAATTGACTACTCATGAAAAATCTCATAATAATCAACCTCATATATCATGCTTATATAGTACTTGTGATAaaaaattttatgcaaaatttttaatgaaaaagcattttttaaacagTCATGCAG ataAGATGCTAATATGTGATGAATGTGGAAAAGCTTTTAgattaaaatatcgtttaatgaAGCATATAAAAAGTCATCATAAAAGTAAATGTAAATGA
- the LOC143912202 gene encoding uncharacterized protein LOC143912202, producing the protein MQNNPVLIEEKSKKLYKWAGFVIILTIVVLMCVSLPLIIIHESPKILLYALLAILIAILVVIITLTEFFRRKSNIRRRNLDDNWTSQTISLRRKRSVSDESKRLTERSSWVSWFPRKTSPDAVPTAPPIETEIY; encoded by the exons ATGCAAAATAATCCAGTTCTTATTGAag aaaaaagcaaaaaattatataaatgggctggttttgttataattttaacaattgTGGTTCTTATGTGTGTGAGTCTTCCACTTATAATCATTCACGAATCTCCAAAAATTTTGCTTTATGCATTGCTTGCAATTTTAATAGCGATTTTGGTTGTAATTATTACACTAACAGAATTTTTTCGCCGAAAATCAAATATAAGGCGGAGAAATTTAGATGACAATTGGACATCgcaaacgatttcattaagg aGAAAAAGAAGTGTTTCGGATGAGAGTAAGCGTCTTACAGAGAGATCTTCTTGGGTATCttggtttccgagaaaaacatctCCGGATGCTGTACCTACTGCCCCACCCATTGAAACTGAGATATATTAA